Proteins from a single region of Acanthochromis polyacanthus isolate Apoly-LR-REF ecotype Palm Island chromosome 11, KAUST_Apoly_ChrSc, whole genome shotgun sequence:
- the LOC110960107 gene encoding myocyte-specific enhancer factor 2D homolog isoform X1 codes for MKKAYELSVLCDCEIALIIFNHANKLFQYASTDMDKVLLKYTEYNEPHESRTNADIIETLRKKGFNGCDSPEPDGEDSIDQSPLNDDKYRKTTEDLDVLFKRYGQSAPPPQTFSMPVTVQASNQSTLQFSNPGNALVTTSYVTSSPLTDTHLLSPQQPALQRNTVSPGLPQRPASAGALLGGDLNNSNGGCPSPVPNGYTSARASPGLLTVSNGNSLGKVVPAKSPPPPPSPQMVNSRKPDLRVITSQGGKSLMQMTEDELELVNENAQRLAAGAQVAQTLTTPVVSVATPSLLAQGLPFSAMPTAYNTEYQLTSADITALHALASPGGLLPTSVSTWQQQQAVTQQPQQQQQQQQQQQQTQQQQQQLNLASLSNLVMWGVDKQSSELSSQVSSLAANLSVGSPSNLLLGRDEWLGRPVTHIPQGAMLTVNTNSSVSIKSEPISPGRDRSTPCPPPSSTTPSSTSGGAILTAPPQYPGSLLCLEPPTGRSPADSVSSNASSFEGSDRDDAASGGGGGGGGGGSGSTAGATGPASRSVPPDFSPSAELLRASNEPEQEGGNIKRMRLDAWVT; via the exons ATGAAGAAAGCCTACGAGCTGAGCGTATTGTGCGACTGTGAGATTGCCCTGATCATCTTCAACCACGCGAACAAGCTGTTCCAGTATGCCAGTACTGACATGGACAAGGTCCTGCTCAAATACACAGAGTACAACGAGCCCCACGAGAGCCGGACCAACGCAGATATCATCGAG ACTTTGAGAAAGAAAGGATTCAACGGCTGTGACAGTCCAGAGCCGGACGGCGAAGACTCAATTGACCAAAGTCCCCTCAATGATGACAAGTATCGTAAGACCACGGAGGACCTGGATGTTCTCTTCAAACGCTATGGA CAGTCGGCACCTCCGCCCCAGACGTTCTCCATGCCGGTCACAGTCCAGGCGTCCAATCAAAGTACACTGCAGTTCAGTAATCCTGGCAACGCGCTGGTAACTACCTCCTACGTAACTTCATCGCCGCTCACGGATACCCACCTCCTGTCGCCACAgcaaccggccctccagagaaATACGGTGTCTCCTGGGTTGCCACAGCGACCAGCCAGTGCAG GTGCTCTTCTCGGAGGCGATCTGAATAATTCAAATGGAGGATGTCCAAGTCCAGTCC CTAATGGATACACCAGTGCCAGGGCCTCCCCAGGCCTCCTCACTGTTTCCAACGGCAACAGTCTGGGGAAAGTAGTTCCGGCCAAgtctccacctccacctccgaGCCCCCAGATGGTCAACAGCCGCAAGCCAGACCTCCGAGTCATCACCTCACAGGGTGGAAAGAGCCTCATGCAGATG ACAGAGGATGAGCTGGAATTGGTAAACGAG AACGCCCAGCGGCTGGCAGCTGGAGCCCAGGTGGCGCAAACCCTCACCACACCGGTGGTCTCCGTCGCCACACCGAGCCTCCTGGCACAGGGGCTGCCCTTCTCCGCCATGCCAACAGCGTACAATACAG AGTACCAGCTGACCAGTGCAGACATCACTGCTTTGCACGCTCTGGCGTCACCTGGCGGCTTGTTGCCCACCAGTGTGTCCACATGGCAACAGCAGCAGGCTGTTACCCAGCaaccacaacagcagcagcaacagcagcagcagcaacagcaaacacagcaacagcagcagcaacttaATCTTGCATCACTCAGCAACTTGGT CATGTGGGGCGTGGACAAACAGAGCAGCGAGCTGTCTAGCCAGGTGTCCAGTCTGGCTGCCAATCTGAG TGTTGGCTCTCCGTCCAACCTGCTCTTGGGTAGAGATGAGTGGTTGGGCCG GCCGGTGACCCACATACCTCAAGGCGCCATGCTGACCGTCAACACCAACTCCAGCGTGAGCATCAAGTCGGAGCCCATCTCGCCCGGCCGGGACCGCAGCACCCCTTGCCCTCCTCCGTCTTCGACCACGCCGTCCTCGACCTCGGGTGGAGCCATCCTGACCGCCCCGCCCCAGTACCCCGGCTCCCTGCTGTGTCTGGAGCCCCCGACCGGCCGCTCGCCCGCCGACAGCGTGAGCAGCAACGCCAGCTCCTTCGAAGGCAGCGATCGTGATGATGCAGCCAGCGgtggcggaggaggaggaggcggcggaGGAAGCGGCAGCACAGCCGGCGCTACAGGTCCAGCAAGCCGGTCCGTCCCGCCTGACTTCAGTCCCTCAGCTGAGCTCCTCAGGGCATCGAATGAGCCAGAGCAGGAAGGAGGAAACATCAAGCGCATGAGATTGGACGCCTGGGTCACATAG
- the LOC110960107 gene encoding myocyte-specific enhancer factor 2D homolog isoform X2, which produces MKKAYELSVLCDCEIALIIFNHANKLFQYASTDMDKVLLKYTEYNEPHESRTNADIIETLRKKGFNGCDSPEPDGEDSIDQSPLNDDKYRKTTEDLDVLFKRYGQSAPPPQTFSMPVTVQASNQSTLQFSNPGNALVTTSYVTSSPLTDTHLLSPQQPALQRNTVSPGLPQRPASAGALLGGDLNNSNGGCPSPVPNGYTSARASPGLLTVSNGNSLGKVVPAKSPPPPPSPQMVNSRKPDLRVITSQGGKSLMQMNAQRLAAGAQVAQTLTTPVVSVATPSLLAQGLPFSAMPTAYNTEYQLTSADITALHALASPGGLLPTSVSTWQQQQAVTQQPQQQQQQQQQQQQTQQQQQQLNLASLSNLVMWGVDKQSSELSSQVSSLAANLSVGSPSNLLLGRDEWLGRPVTHIPQGAMLTVNTNSSVSIKSEPISPGRDRSTPCPPPSSTTPSSTSGGAILTAPPQYPGSLLCLEPPTGRSPADSVSSNASSFEGSDRDDAASGGGGGGGGGGSGSTAGATGPASRSVPPDFSPSAELLRASNEPEQEGGNIKRMRLDAWVT; this is translated from the exons ATGAAGAAAGCCTACGAGCTGAGCGTATTGTGCGACTGTGAGATTGCCCTGATCATCTTCAACCACGCGAACAAGCTGTTCCAGTATGCCAGTACTGACATGGACAAGGTCCTGCTCAAATACACAGAGTACAACGAGCCCCACGAGAGCCGGACCAACGCAGATATCATCGAG ACTTTGAGAAAGAAAGGATTCAACGGCTGTGACAGTCCAGAGCCGGACGGCGAAGACTCAATTGACCAAAGTCCCCTCAATGATGACAAGTATCGTAAGACCACGGAGGACCTGGATGTTCTCTTCAAACGCTATGGA CAGTCGGCACCTCCGCCCCAGACGTTCTCCATGCCGGTCACAGTCCAGGCGTCCAATCAAAGTACACTGCAGTTCAGTAATCCTGGCAACGCGCTGGTAACTACCTCCTACGTAACTTCATCGCCGCTCACGGATACCCACCTCCTGTCGCCACAgcaaccggccctccagagaaATACGGTGTCTCCTGGGTTGCCACAGCGACCAGCCAGTGCAG GTGCTCTTCTCGGAGGCGATCTGAATAATTCAAATGGAGGATGTCCAAGTCCAGTCC CTAATGGATACACCAGTGCCAGGGCCTCCCCAGGCCTCCTCACTGTTTCCAACGGCAACAGTCTGGGGAAAGTAGTTCCGGCCAAgtctccacctccacctccgaGCCCCCAGATGGTCAACAGCCGCAAGCCAGACCTCCGAGTCATCACCTCACAGGGTGGAAAGAGCCTCATGCAGATG AACGCCCAGCGGCTGGCAGCTGGAGCCCAGGTGGCGCAAACCCTCACCACACCGGTGGTCTCCGTCGCCACACCGAGCCTCCTGGCACAGGGGCTGCCCTTCTCCGCCATGCCAACAGCGTACAATACAG AGTACCAGCTGACCAGTGCAGACATCACTGCTTTGCACGCTCTGGCGTCACCTGGCGGCTTGTTGCCCACCAGTGTGTCCACATGGCAACAGCAGCAGGCTGTTACCCAGCaaccacaacagcagcagcaacagcagcagcagcaacagcaaacacagcaacagcagcagcaacttaATCTTGCATCACTCAGCAACTTGGT CATGTGGGGCGTGGACAAACAGAGCAGCGAGCTGTCTAGCCAGGTGTCCAGTCTGGCTGCCAATCTGAG TGTTGGCTCTCCGTCCAACCTGCTCTTGGGTAGAGATGAGTGGTTGGGCCG GCCGGTGACCCACATACCTCAAGGCGCCATGCTGACCGTCAACACCAACTCCAGCGTGAGCATCAAGTCGGAGCCCATCTCGCCCGGCCGGGACCGCAGCACCCCTTGCCCTCCTCCGTCTTCGACCACGCCGTCCTCGACCTCGGGTGGAGCCATCCTGACCGCCCCGCCCCAGTACCCCGGCTCCCTGCTGTGTCTGGAGCCCCCGACCGGCCGCTCGCCCGCCGACAGCGTGAGCAGCAACGCCAGCTCCTTCGAAGGCAGCGATCGTGATGATGCAGCCAGCGgtggcggaggaggaggaggcggcggaGGAAGCGGCAGCACAGCCGGCGCTACAGGTCCAGCAAGCCGGTCCGTCCCGCCTGACTTCAGTCCCTCAGCTGAGCTCCTCAGGGCATCGAATGAGCCAGAGCAGGAAGGAGGAAACATCAAGCGCATGAGATTGGACGCCTGGGTCACATAG
- the LOC110960107 gene encoding myocyte-specific enhancer factor 2D homolog isoform X3, whose product MKKAYELSVLCDCEIALIIFNHANKLFQYASTDMDKVLLKYTEYNEPHESRTNADIIETLRKKGFNGCDSPEPDGEDSIDQSPLNDDKYRKTTEDLDVLFKRYGQSAPPPQTFSMPVTVQASNQSTLQFSNPGNALVTTSYVTSSPLTDTHLLSPQQPALQRNTVSPGLPQRPASAGALLGGDLNNSNGGCPSPVPNGYTSARASPGLLTVSNGNSLGKVVPAKSPPPPPSPQMVNSRKPDLRVITSQGGKSLMQMTEDELELVNENAQRLAAGAQVAQTLTTPVVSVATPSLLAQGLPFSAMPTAYNTEYQLTSADITALHALASPGGLLPTSVSTWQQQQAVTQQPQQQQQQQQQQQQTQQQQQQLNLASLSNLVMWGVDKQSSELSSQVSSLAANLRPVTHIPQGAMLTVNTNSSVSIKSEPISPGRDRSTPCPPPSSTTPSSTSGGAILTAPPQYPGSLLCLEPPTGRSPADSVSSNASSFEGSDRDDAASGGGGGGGGGGSGSTAGATGPASRSVPPDFSPSAELLRASNEPEQEGGNIKRMRLDAWVT is encoded by the exons ATGAAGAAAGCCTACGAGCTGAGCGTATTGTGCGACTGTGAGATTGCCCTGATCATCTTCAACCACGCGAACAAGCTGTTCCAGTATGCCAGTACTGACATGGACAAGGTCCTGCTCAAATACACAGAGTACAACGAGCCCCACGAGAGCCGGACCAACGCAGATATCATCGAG ACTTTGAGAAAGAAAGGATTCAACGGCTGTGACAGTCCAGAGCCGGACGGCGAAGACTCAATTGACCAAAGTCCCCTCAATGATGACAAGTATCGTAAGACCACGGAGGACCTGGATGTTCTCTTCAAACGCTATGGA CAGTCGGCACCTCCGCCCCAGACGTTCTCCATGCCGGTCACAGTCCAGGCGTCCAATCAAAGTACACTGCAGTTCAGTAATCCTGGCAACGCGCTGGTAACTACCTCCTACGTAACTTCATCGCCGCTCACGGATACCCACCTCCTGTCGCCACAgcaaccggccctccagagaaATACGGTGTCTCCTGGGTTGCCACAGCGACCAGCCAGTGCAG GTGCTCTTCTCGGAGGCGATCTGAATAATTCAAATGGAGGATGTCCAAGTCCAGTCC CTAATGGATACACCAGTGCCAGGGCCTCCCCAGGCCTCCTCACTGTTTCCAACGGCAACAGTCTGGGGAAAGTAGTTCCGGCCAAgtctccacctccacctccgaGCCCCCAGATGGTCAACAGCCGCAAGCCAGACCTCCGAGTCATCACCTCACAGGGTGGAAAGAGCCTCATGCAGATG ACAGAGGATGAGCTGGAATTGGTAAACGAG AACGCCCAGCGGCTGGCAGCTGGAGCCCAGGTGGCGCAAACCCTCACCACACCGGTGGTCTCCGTCGCCACACCGAGCCTCCTGGCACAGGGGCTGCCCTTCTCCGCCATGCCAACAGCGTACAATACAG AGTACCAGCTGACCAGTGCAGACATCACTGCTTTGCACGCTCTGGCGTCACCTGGCGGCTTGTTGCCCACCAGTGTGTCCACATGGCAACAGCAGCAGGCTGTTACCCAGCaaccacaacagcagcagcaacagcagcagcagcaacagcaaacacagcaacagcagcagcaacttaATCTTGCATCACTCAGCAACTTGGT CATGTGGGGCGTGGACAAACAGAGCAGCGAGCTGTCTAGCCAGGTGTCCAGTCTGGCTGCCAATCTGAG GCCGGTGACCCACATACCTCAAGGCGCCATGCTGACCGTCAACACCAACTCCAGCGTGAGCATCAAGTCGGAGCCCATCTCGCCCGGCCGGGACCGCAGCACCCCTTGCCCTCCTCCGTCTTCGACCACGCCGTCCTCGACCTCGGGTGGAGCCATCCTGACCGCCCCGCCCCAGTACCCCGGCTCCCTGCTGTGTCTGGAGCCCCCGACCGGCCGCTCGCCCGCCGACAGCGTGAGCAGCAACGCCAGCTCCTTCGAAGGCAGCGATCGTGATGATGCAGCCAGCGgtggcggaggaggaggaggcggcggaGGAAGCGGCAGCACAGCCGGCGCTACAGGTCCAGCAAGCCGGTCCGTCCCGCCTGACTTCAGTCCCTCAGCTGAGCTCCTCAGGGCATCGAATGAGCCAGAGCAGGAAGGAGGAAACATCAAGCGCATGAGATTGGACGCCTGGGTCACATAG
- the LOC110960107 gene encoding myocyte-specific enhancer factor 2D homolog isoform X4, with amino-acid sequence MKKAYELSVLCDCEIALIIFNHANKLFQYASTDMDKVLLKYTEYNEPHESRTNADIIETLRKKGFNGCDSPEPDGEDSIDQSPLNDDKYRKTTEDLDVLFKRYGQSAPPPQTFSMPVTVQASNQSTLQFSNPGNALVTTSYVTSSPLTDTHLLSPQQPALQRNTVSPGLPQRPASAGALLGGDLNNSNGGCPSPVPNGYTSARASPGLLTVSNGNSLGKVVPAKSPPPPPSPQMVNSRKPDLRVITSQGGKSLMQMTEDELELVNENAQRLAAGAQVAQTLTTPVVSVATPSLLAQGLPFSAMPTAYNTEYQLTSADITALHALASPGGLLPTSVSTWQQQQAVTQQPQQQQQQQQQQQQTQQQQQQLNLASLSNLVVGSPSNLLLGRDEWLGRPVTHIPQGAMLTVNTNSSVSIKSEPISPGRDRSTPCPPPSSTTPSSTSGGAILTAPPQYPGSLLCLEPPTGRSPADSVSSNASSFEGSDRDDAASGGGGGGGGGGSGSTAGATGPASRSVPPDFSPSAELLRASNEPEQEGGNIKRMRLDAWVT; translated from the exons ATGAAGAAAGCCTACGAGCTGAGCGTATTGTGCGACTGTGAGATTGCCCTGATCATCTTCAACCACGCGAACAAGCTGTTCCAGTATGCCAGTACTGACATGGACAAGGTCCTGCTCAAATACACAGAGTACAACGAGCCCCACGAGAGCCGGACCAACGCAGATATCATCGAG ACTTTGAGAAAGAAAGGATTCAACGGCTGTGACAGTCCAGAGCCGGACGGCGAAGACTCAATTGACCAAAGTCCCCTCAATGATGACAAGTATCGTAAGACCACGGAGGACCTGGATGTTCTCTTCAAACGCTATGGA CAGTCGGCACCTCCGCCCCAGACGTTCTCCATGCCGGTCACAGTCCAGGCGTCCAATCAAAGTACACTGCAGTTCAGTAATCCTGGCAACGCGCTGGTAACTACCTCCTACGTAACTTCATCGCCGCTCACGGATACCCACCTCCTGTCGCCACAgcaaccggccctccagagaaATACGGTGTCTCCTGGGTTGCCACAGCGACCAGCCAGTGCAG GTGCTCTTCTCGGAGGCGATCTGAATAATTCAAATGGAGGATGTCCAAGTCCAGTCC CTAATGGATACACCAGTGCCAGGGCCTCCCCAGGCCTCCTCACTGTTTCCAACGGCAACAGTCTGGGGAAAGTAGTTCCGGCCAAgtctccacctccacctccgaGCCCCCAGATGGTCAACAGCCGCAAGCCAGACCTCCGAGTCATCACCTCACAGGGTGGAAAGAGCCTCATGCAGATG ACAGAGGATGAGCTGGAATTGGTAAACGAG AACGCCCAGCGGCTGGCAGCTGGAGCCCAGGTGGCGCAAACCCTCACCACACCGGTGGTCTCCGTCGCCACACCGAGCCTCCTGGCACAGGGGCTGCCCTTCTCCGCCATGCCAACAGCGTACAATACAG AGTACCAGCTGACCAGTGCAGACATCACTGCTTTGCACGCTCTGGCGTCACCTGGCGGCTTGTTGCCCACCAGTGTGTCCACATGGCAACAGCAGCAGGCTGTTACCCAGCaaccacaacagcagcagcaacagcagcagcagcaacagcaaacacagcaacagcagcagcaacttaATCTTGCATCACTCAGCAACTTGGT TGTTGGCTCTCCGTCCAACCTGCTCTTGGGTAGAGATGAGTGGTTGGGCCG GCCGGTGACCCACATACCTCAAGGCGCCATGCTGACCGTCAACACCAACTCCAGCGTGAGCATCAAGTCGGAGCCCATCTCGCCCGGCCGGGACCGCAGCACCCCTTGCCCTCCTCCGTCTTCGACCACGCCGTCCTCGACCTCGGGTGGAGCCATCCTGACCGCCCCGCCCCAGTACCCCGGCTCCCTGCTGTGTCTGGAGCCCCCGACCGGCCGCTCGCCCGCCGACAGCGTGAGCAGCAACGCCAGCTCCTTCGAAGGCAGCGATCGTGATGATGCAGCCAGCGgtggcggaggaggaggaggcggcggaGGAAGCGGCAGCACAGCCGGCGCTACAGGTCCAGCAAGCCGGTCCGTCCCGCCTGACTTCAGTCCCTCAGCTGAGCTCCTCAGGGCATCGAATGAGCCAGAGCAGGAAGGAGGAAACATCAAGCGCATGAGATTGGACGCCTGGGTCACATAG
- the LOC110960107 gene encoding myocyte-specific enhancer factor 2D homolog isoform X5: protein MKKAYELSVLCDCEIALIIFNHANKLFQYASTDMDKVLLKYTEYNEPHESRTNADIIETLRKKGFNGCDSPEPDGEDSIDQSPLNDDKYRKTTEDLDVLFKRYGQSAPPPQTFSMPVTVQASNQSTLQFSNPGNALVTTSYVTSSPLTDTHLLSPQQPALQRNTVSPGLPQRPASAGALLGGDLNNSNGGCPSPVPNGYTSARASPGLLTVSNGNSLGKVVPAKSPPPPPSPQMVNSRKPDLRVITSQGGKSLMQMTEDELELVNENAQRLAAGAQVAQTLTTPVVSVATPSLLAQGLPFSAMPTAYNTEYQLTSADITALHALASPGGLLPTSVSTWQQQQAVTQQPQQQQQQQQQQQQTQQQQQQLNLASLSNLVPVTHIPQGAMLTVNTNSSVSIKSEPISPGRDRSTPCPPPSSTTPSSTSGGAILTAPPQYPGSLLCLEPPTGRSPADSVSSNASSFEGSDRDDAASGGGGGGGGGGSGSTAGATGPASRSVPPDFSPSAELLRASNEPEQEGGNIKRMRLDAWVT, encoded by the exons ATGAAGAAAGCCTACGAGCTGAGCGTATTGTGCGACTGTGAGATTGCCCTGATCATCTTCAACCACGCGAACAAGCTGTTCCAGTATGCCAGTACTGACATGGACAAGGTCCTGCTCAAATACACAGAGTACAACGAGCCCCACGAGAGCCGGACCAACGCAGATATCATCGAG ACTTTGAGAAAGAAAGGATTCAACGGCTGTGACAGTCCAGAGCCGGACGGCGAAGACTCAATTGACCAAAGTCCCCTCAATGATGACAAGTATCGTAAGACCACGGAGGACCTGGATGTTCTCTTCAAACGCTATGGA CAGTCGGCACCTCCGCCCCAGACGTTCTCCATGCCGGTCACAGTCCAGGCGTCCAATCAAAGTACACTGCAGTTCAGTAATCCTGGCAACGCGCTGGTAACTACCTCCTACGTAACTTCATCGCCGCTCACGGATACCCACCTCCTGTCGCCACAgcaaccggccctccagagaaATACGGTGTCTCCTGGGTTGCCACAGCGACCAGCCAGTGCAG GTGCTCTTCTCGGAGGCGATCTGAATAATTCAAATGGAGGATGTCCAAGTCCAGTCC CTAATGGATACACCAGTGCCAGGGCCTCCCCAGGCCTCCTCACTGTTTCCAACGGCAACAGTCTGGGGAAAGTAGTTCCGGCCAAgtctccacctccacctccgaGCCCCCAGATGGTCAACAGCCGCAAGCCAGACCTCCGAGTCATCACCTCACAGGGTGGAAAGAGCCTCATGCAGATG ACAGAGGATGAGCTGGAATTGGTAAACGAG AACGCCCAGCGGCTGGCAGCTGGAGCCCAGGTGGCGCAAACCCTCACCACACCGGTGGTCTCCGTCGCCACACCGAGCCTCCTGGCACAGGGGCTGCCCTTCTCCGCCATGCCAACAGCGTACAATACAG AGTACCAGCTGACCAGTGCAGACATCACTGCTTTGCACGCTCTGGCGTCACCTGGCGGCTTGTTGCCCACCAGTGTGTCCACATGGCAACAGCAGCAGGCTGTTACCCAGCaaccacaacagcagcagcaacagcagcagcagcaacagcaaacacagcaacagcagcagcaacttaATCTTGCATCACTCAGCAACTTGGT GCCGGTGACCCACATACCTCAAGGCGCCATGCTGACCGTCAACACCAACTCCAGCGTGAGCATCAAGTCGGAGCCCATCTCGCCCGGCCGGGACCGCAGCACCCCTTGCCCTCCTCCGTCTTCGACCACGCCGTCCTCGACCTCGGGTGGAGCCATCCTGACCGCCCCGCCCCAGTACCCCGGCTCCCTGCTGTGTCTGGAGCCCCCGACCGGCCGCTCGCCCGCCGACAGCGTGAGCAGCAACGCCAGCTCCTTCGAAGGCAGCGATCGTGATGATGCAGCCAGCGgtggcggaggaggaggaggcggcggaGGAAGCGGCAGCACAGCCGGCGCTACAGGTCCAGCAAGCCGGTCCGTCCCGCCTGACTTCAGTCCCTCAGCTGAGCTCCTCAGGGCATCGAATGAGCCAGAGCAGGAAGGAGGAAACATCAAGCGCATGAGATTGGACGCCTGGGTCACATAG
- the LOC110960107 gene encoding myocyte-specific enhancer factor 2D homolog isoform X6, which produces MKKAYELSVLCDCEIALIIFNHANKLFQYASTDMDKVLLKYTEYNEPHESRTNADIIETLRKKGFNGCDSPEPDGEDSIDQSPLNDDKYRKTTEDLDVLFKRYGQSAPPPQTFSMPVTVQASNQSTLQFSNPGNALVTTSYVTSSPLTDTHLLSPQQPALQRNTVSPGLPQRPASAGALLGGDLNNSNGGCPSPVPNGYTSARASPGLLTVSNGNSLGKVVPAKSPPPPPSPQMVNSRKPDLRVITSQGGKSLMQMNAQRLAAGAQVAQTLTTPVVSVATPSLLAQGLPFSAMPTAYNTEYQLTSADITALHALASPGGLLPTSVSTWQQQQAVTQQPQQQQQQQQQQQQTQQQQQQLNLASLSNLVPVTHIPQGAMLTVNTNSSVSIKSEPISPGRDRSTPCPPPSSTTPSSTSGGAILTAPPQYPGSLLCLEPPTGRSPADSVSSNASSFEGSDRDDAASGGGGGGGGGGSGSTAGATGPASRSVPPDFSPSAELLRASNEPEQEGGNIKRMRLDAWVT; this is translated from the exons ATGAAGAAAGCCTACGAGCTGAGCGTATTGTGCGACTGTGAGATTGCCCTGATCATCTTCAACCACGCGAACAAGCTGTTCCAGTATGCCAGTACTGACATGGACAAGGTCCTGCTCAAATACACAGAGTACAACGAGCCCCACGAGAGCCGGACCAACGCAGATATCATCGAG ACTTTGAGAAAGAAAGGATTCAACGGCTGTGACAGTCCAGAGCCGGACGGCGAAGACTCAATTGACCAAAGTCCCCTCAATGATGACAAGTATCGTAAGACCACGGAGGACCTGGATGTTCTCTTCAAACGCTATGGA CAGTCGGCACCTCCGCCCCAGACGTTCTCCATGCCGGTCACAGTCCAGGCGTCCAATCAAAGTACACTGCAGTTCAGTAATCCTGGCAACGCGCTGGTAACTACCTCCTACGTAACTTCATCGCCGCTCACGGATACCCACCTCCTGTCGCCACAgcaaccggccctccagagaaATACGGTGTCTCCTGGGTTGCCACAGCGACCAGCCAGTGCAG GTGCTCTTCTCGGAGGCGATCTGAATAATTCAAATGGAGGATGTCCAAGTCCAGTCC CTAATGGATACACCAGTGCCAGGGCCTCCCCAGGCCTCCTCACTGTTTCCAACGGCAACAGTCTGGGGAAAGTAGTTCCGGCCAAgtctccacctccacctccgaGCCCCCAGATGGTCAACAGCCGCAAGCCAGACCTCCGAGTCATCACCTCACAGGGTGGAAAGAGCCTCATGCAGATG AACGCCCAGCGGCTGGCAGCTGGAGCCCAGGTGGCGCAAACCCTCACCACACCGGTGGTCTCCGTCGCCACACCGAGCCTCCTGGCACAGGGGCTGCCCTTCTCCGCCATGCCAACAGCGTACAATACAG AGTACCAGCTGACCAGTGCAGACATCACTGCTTTGCACGCTCTGGCGTCACCTGGCGGCTTGTTGCCCACCAGTGTGTCCACATGGCAACAGCAGCAGGCTGTTACCCAGCaaccacaacagcagcagcaacagcagcagcagcaacagcaaacacagcaacagcagcagcaacttaATCTTGCATCACTCAGCAACTTGGT GCCGGTGACCCACATACCTCAAGGCGCCATGCTGACCGTCAACACCAACTCCAGCGTGAGCATCAAGTCGGAGCCCATCTCGCCCGGCCGGGACCGCAGCACCCCTTGCCCTCCTCCGTCTTCGACCACGCCGTCCTCGACCTCGGGTGGAGCCATCCTGACCGCCCCGCCCCAGTACCCCGGCTCCCTGCTGTGTCTGGAGCCCCCGACCGGCCGCTCGCCCGCCGACAGCGTGAGCAGCAACGCCAGCTCCTTCGAAGGCAGCGATCGTGATGATGCAGCCAGCGgtggcggaggaggaggaggcggcggaGGAAGCGGCAGCACAGCCGGCGCTACAGGTCCAGCAAGCCGGTCCGTCCCGCCTGACTTCAGTCCCTCAGCTGAGCTCCTCAGGGCATCGAATGAGCCAGAGCAGGAAGGAGGAAACATCAAGCGCATGAGATTGGACGCCTGGGTCACATAG